A stretch of the Candidatus Omnitrophota bacterium genome encodes the following:
- a CDS encoding exosortase system-associated protein, TIGR04073 family, with protein sequence MKKMVICALTVSLVLSVMFMPATAQTDDKDKIETVHNNALLGWTEIPKAVAAVTKDSDNPFLGLTIGLWKGVVNAFARTVSGVGDAVTLHNPEYKSAIKPSMVEIPNCNVSK encoded by the coding sequence ATGAAAAAAATGGTAATATGCGCGTTAACAGTAAGCCTTGTGTTAAGCGTAATGTTTATGCCCGCGACGGCACAAACAGATGACAAGGACAAGATAGAGACCGTGCACAATAACGCCCTGCTCGGTTGGACGGAAATACCAAAGGCCGTGGCAGCGGTTACCAAGGATTCGGACAACCCGTTTCTCGGACTTACGATAGGCCTGTGGAAAGGCGTGGTAAACGCTTTTGCCAGGACCGTGTCAGGCGTCGGAGATGCCGTAACACTTCACAATCCTGAATACAAGTCAGCCATAAAACCTTCTATGGTGGAAATACCTAATTGCAACGTAAGTAAATAA
- a CDS encoding TolC family protein yields MAIKGVFFAKKYIHGYKILNIFSLAALALSAVFCLTGCRDYKAPTPPYEQWQPAAKPSKTPTPDKVWQGIRGRVPDGKGPFSLAGLLDTAFYNSPITSKSWHDIKSKRALLGQAKSGLMPRVSVSAEGAREKSVPNTASGKENQLKYGPSGKAELLLFDFGGRNASIEAAYQDMLSAGYAFNQSLQDLILDVQKSYYGLFSAYSTLQSAESNLVDANKGFEAADLKFQTGIASKLDKLQAEASRDRSLYELEDAKGRLKQAKAELAIAVGFSADTDFDITAPAQEASFKMQESDIKEMIDEALSCRPDIASARALVNEKKARIKQASSALFPEINAGGAYGHDWYKYYNEKPARDNGYSYSGYLSVNWDIFDGFYNFNKKLQAEAEFGAQTDKLIRLELEASADVWKKYFNYNTAVKKLEYGKAYLDSSTASHELALEGYSHGIRSMLDLLQAQSELSNARARYVDSQRQAFVAIAELAHATGSLKAGTPPEKEAP; encoded by the coding sequence ATGGCTATAAAAGGCGTATTTTTCGCCAAAAAATATATACACGGGTATAAAATATTAAATATTTTTTCTTTAGCGGCCCTTGCCCTGTCAGCGGTATTCTGCCTGACAGGATGCAGAGATTATAAGGCGCCAACACCTCCATACGAGCAATGGCAGCCTGCCGCCAAACCGTCTAAAACCCCCACGCCCGATAAGGTATGGCAGGGGATAAGAGGCCGCGTGCCTGATGGCAAAGGGCCTTTTTCACTTGCCGGACTCCTTGACACTGCTTTTTACAATAGCCCCATAACATCAAAATCATGGCATGACATCAAATCCAAAAGAGCCCTTCTCGGCCAAGCAAAAAGCGGATTAATGCCGCGGGTATCTGTCAGCGCCGAGGGCGCAAGAGAGAAATCTGTTCCCAATACGGCATCAGGAAAAGAAAACCAATTAAAATACGGGCCTTCAGGCAAAGCGGAACTTTTGCTTTTTGATTTCGGAGGCAGAAATGCCTCTATTGAAGCGGCTTATCAAGACATGCTATCTGCCGGCTACGCCTTCAACCAATCTCTTCAAGACTTAATACTTGACGTTCAAAAATCCTATTACGGGCTTTTTAGCGCTTATTCCACCCTGCAATCGGCGGAGTCAAACCTCGTTGACGCCAATAAAGGTTTTGAAGCCGCGGACTTAAAATTCCAGACAGGCATCGCGTCCAAGCTTGACAAATTGCAGGCAGAGGCAAGCCGCGACAGGTCGCTTTACGAACTGGAAGATGCCAAGGGCAGGCTTAAACAAGCCAAGGCTGAACTTGCCATTGCCGTGGGTTTTAGCGCGGACACGGATTTTGATATTACCGCTCCGGCCCAAGAGGCCTCTTTTAAGATGCAAGAGTCCGACATCAAGGAGATGATAGATGAAGCATTGTCCTGCCGCCCCGACATAGCTTCGGCAAGAGCTTTGGTAAACGAAAAAAAAGCAAGAATTAAACAGGCAAGCTCCGCTCTATTTCCTGAAATTAACGCGGGCGGGGCATACGGTCATGACTGGTATAAATATTATAATGAAAAACCCGCGCGCGATAACGGGTATAGTTATAGCGGGTATCTAAGCGTTAATTGGGACATTTTTGACGGTTTTTATAATTTTAACAAAAAACTCCAGGCAGAGGCGGAATTCGGCGCACAGACGGATAAACTCATAAGGCTTGAGCTTGAGGCAAGCGCCGATGTTTGGAAAAAATATTTTAATTATAACACGGCTGTCAAAAAACTGGAATACGGCAAAGCGTATCTTGACAGCTCTACGGCATCTCACGAACTTGCCCTTGAGGGATATTCGCACGGAATCAGAAGCATGCTTGATCTTTTGCAAGCGCAAAGCGAGCTGTCAAATGCCAGGGCAAGATACGTTGATTCTCAAAGGCAGGCATTTGTGGCAATCGCCGAATTGGCGCACGCGACAGGTTCTTTAAAAGCCGGAACACCGCCGGAGAAAGAGGCCCCATGA
- a CDS encoding bifunctional nuclease family protein, which produces MKKADIYSLLVIPETAQYLLTLEEEAGTRLIPIWIGPSEGMAVSAALRKEYFPRPLTHDLICNTIREMNASLKKITVTDLVDGVFYASMTIGRGKKEYVVDARPSDAIAIALRAQAPIFIDDKVFEKCPVIDKPISTDEMEAFKKRLKTLKPEDFFQEKTSNGRMD; this is translated from the coding sequence ATGAAAAAAGCGGACATCTATTCATTACTGGTAATACCGGAAACCGCCCAATACCTGCTGACCCTTGAAGAGGAAGCGGGCACGAGGCTTATACCGATTTGGATAGGGCCTTCCGAAGGCATGGCCGTTTCAGCGGCCCTGCGAAAGGAATATTTCCCTCGGCCTTTGACACATGACCTTATTTGCAATACGATACGGGAAATGAACGCCTCCCTCAAGAAAATAACCGTAACAGACCTTGTAGACGGAGTCTTTTACGCCAGCATGACGATAGGCCGGGGAAAAAAAGAATACGTCGTAGACGCCAGGCCAAGCGACGCTATAGCAATCGCCCTTCGCGCGCAGGCGCCGATCTTTATTGACGATAAAGTTTTTGAGAAATGCCCTGTTATTGATAAACCTATATCAACCGATGAGATGGAGGCGTTTAAAAAACGCCTTAAAACCCTCAAACCCGAAGATTTTTTCCAGGAAAAAACGAGTAATGGACGAATGGATTAA
- a CDS encoding efflux RND transporter periplasmic adaptor subunit, with amino-acid sequence MTGFNYKSPDAYKKLLKDKKILKRVLALALVLAALVNVKNIIFRPKPACIPPRPIQTSLIIQKDVPVYAESFATLSPLLDVDIKSQVTGRIKEVHFKNGDYVKQGDKLYTIDPSEYEAGLAKARACLEQSEADLKLKTDTLERNKKLVEKELISKQDFETLQAQLLSAQGQVDLDKASLELAAINLGYCHIVSPVSGVTAKNQLDPGNIVVADNGPVLVNIKDIDALFADFTLPERELFRVRESMARGALKVEIVPEGGKSVFEGELVFINNAVDNTTGTIYARALIDNKTHQLWAGQFTTIRLILSVSKNAVLAPYSAIKIGQKGHYLFIFDESNKAELRLVKTGLRQDDYIVIEEGARPGEKAIISGILGLYPGAPVVEADGKDKEKESR; translated from the coding sequence ATGACAGGATTCAATTATAAAAGCCCTGACGCGTATAAAAAACTTCTCAAAGACAAAAAAATTTTAAAACGCGTCTTGGCGCTGGCGCTTGTGTTAGCGGCCCTTGTTAACGTCAAAAACATTATATTCCGGCCGAAACCGGCCTGCATACCTCCAAGGCCGATCCAGACAAGCCTTATAATTCAGAAAGACGTGCCTGTTTACGCGGAGTCTTTCGCGACGCTTTCACCTTTGCTTGACGTTGATATAAAATCACAGGTAACAGGCAGGATAAAAGAGGTGCATTTTAAAAACGGCGACTATGTAAAACAGGGCGACAAATTATACACCATAGATCCGAGTGAATATGAAGCCGGACTGGCCAAGGCCAGGGCCTGTCTTGAGCAAAGTGAGGCTGACCTTAAATTAAAAACAGATACGCTTGAGCGTAACAAAAAACTGGTAGAAAAAGAGCTCATATCAAAACAGGATTTTGAGACGCTTCAAGCGCAGCTGCTTTCAGCCCAGGGACAGGTTGACCTTGATAAGGCATCGCTTGAGTTGGCCGCCATTAATCTGGGTTATTGCCATATCGTTTCGCCTGTAAGCGGCGTAACCGCGAAAAACCAGCTTGACCCGGGCAATATAGTGGTAGCTGACAATGGCCCTGTGCTTGTCAATATTAAAGATATAGACGCCTTGTTCGCCGACTTTACTCTTCCGGAAAGAGAACTTTTCAGGGTGAGAGAATCCATGGCCCGGGGCGCTTTAAAAGTTGAGATCGTGCCTGAAGGAGGCAAAAGCGTTTTTGAGGGTGAACTTGTTTTTATAAACAACGCGGTTGATAATACAACGGGAACAATATACGCGCGCGCCTTAATTGACAATAAAACACATCAATTATGGGCGGGGCAATTTACTACCATCAGGTTGATATTGAGCGTCAGTAAAAACGCCGTGCTGGCCCCTTATTCCGCCATAAAAATAGGCCAGAAAGGCCATTATCTTTTTATCTTTGACGAATCAAATAAGGCTGAATTGCGGCTTGTAAAGACAGGCTTGCGGCAGGATGATTATATTGTTATTGAAGAAGGGGCCAGGCCCGGTGAAAAAGCCATAATTTCAGGGATATTAGGGCTTTACCCCGGCGCGCCTGTAGTAGAGGCGGACGGTAAAGATAAAGAGAAAGAAAGCAGATAA
- a CDS encoding glycosyltransferase — protein sequence MSEKPFVSVIIPIKNFERTVGKTFQYLLKINYPHDRWEIIIADGGSTDSTLDIIKSWQAKYPFIKIVNVPGSLTAGASRNEAIKRAAGEYIFFTDGDCAPCEEWINIILSKFEKDRTIGAVGGEIYTLRVDKDNLTEAYCEHFKFNMVSPRYGFIKEGYFPPLTDKSPTQIAGHRAYFFVTANVAYRRKALDSVGARFWPHPTGEDIDMSLQIGQHGWRLYFAPEAKVEHMHRSDLNALRRVWYTYAMAHPALIDKHSCRKFELIFQFIGRYPRTPLFRVPFFIKGYIYIGSFHMMHVSAAAFIIGLAASIANPGNNGLVIFTFAMAFFALWSAYRFFYWCFFMKPGKCFFEWARMRYLTNLSFVAGGLKGFKKYKVLCVEPSF from the coding sequence ATGAGCGAAAAACCATTTGTTTCGGTAATAATCCCAATCAAAAATTTTGAAAGAACGGTAGGAAAAACCTTCCAATACCTGCTTAAGATAAATTATCCCCACGACCGTTGGGAGATAATCATCGCCGATGGAGGCTCAACAGACTCCACCCTTGATATCATAAAAAGCTGGCAGGCGAAATACCCTTTTATAAAAATAGTGAATGTCCCCGGGTCTCTGACGGCAGGCGCGTCAAGAAATGAAGCGATCAAACGCGCCGCGGGGGAATACATATTCTTTACGGACGGCGACTGCGCTCCATGCGAAGAATGGATAAATATCATACTAAGCAAGTTTGAAAAAGACCGGACAATCGGCGCGGTAGGCGGCGAGATATACACGCTAAGGGTTGACAAAGACAACCTGACGGAAGCCTATTGCGAACATTTTAAATTTAACATGGTATCTCCGCGTTATGGATTTATTAAAGAGGGGTATTTCCCGCCGCTTACAGACAAAAGCCCCACGCAGATAGCCGGCCACAGGGCGTATTTTTTTGTGACAGCCAACGTGGCATACCGAAGAAAGGCGCTGGATAGTGTTGGCGCCAGGTTCTGGCCGCATCCTACCGGTGAAGATATAGACATGTCACTGCAGATAGGACAACATGGCTGGAGGCTTTATTTTGCTCCCGAGGCAAAGGTAGAGCATATGCACAGGTCTGACCTTAACGCGTTGAGGAGGGTATGGTATACCTATGCCATGGCCCATCCGGCGCTAATAGACAAGCATAGCTGCCGCAAATTTGAACTGATATTCCAGTTTATCGGCCGCTACCCCAGGACACCGCTATTTCGCGTGCCTTTTTTTATAAAAGGATATATTTATATCGGGAGTTTTCATATGATGCACGTATCCGCGGCGGCTTTTATCATCGGCCTTGCGGCATCTATCGCCAACCCGGGCAATAATGGGCTTGTCATATTTACCTTTGCCATGGCTTTTTTTGCACTCTGGTCGGCATACAGGTTTTTCTACTGGTGCTTTTTTATGAAACCGGGGAAATGTTTCTTTGAATGGGCAAGGATGAGGTATCTGACAAACCTAAGCTTTGTGGCAGGCGGGCTTAAAGGTTTTAAAAAATATAAAGTATTATGCGTTGAGCCGAGTTTTTAG
- a CDS encoding flavodoxin family protein → MKVLGISASPRVNGNSHTLLDRALCSAGQAGAKSEMISLSRLEINPCRGDDSCLADGRCRIKDDMPALIKKIDSCDRLIIASPVYFGSITAQLKTMIDRCQQAWVKKYLLGKKACRDRRGAFICVSKYENRNFFRNSKEIVEVLFRVLDIKLAQTLWCFGLEAGDSAANNEACLQKAYKLGRKIINL, encoded by the coding sequence ATGAAGGTATTGGGCATATCGGCAAGCCCGCGCGTAAACGGCAATTCGCACACTCTTCTTGACCGCGCCCTTTGCTCGGCGGGCCAGGCCGGAGCCAAAAGCGAAATGATATCCCTGTCCCGGCTTGAAATAAACCCCTGCCGCGGCGATGATTCCTGCCTTGCAGACGGCAGATGCCGCATAAAAGACGATATGCCCGCTCTTATTAAAAAAATTGACTCATGTGACAGGCTCATTATAGCCTCTCCGGTATATTTTGGCTCAATTACAGCACAGCTTAAAACAATGATAGACAGGTGCCAACAGGCCTGGGTCAAAAAATACCTATTAGGCAAAAAAGCCTGCCGGGATAGGCGCGGGGCATTTATATGCGTAAGTAAATATGAAAACAGGAATTTTTTCAGAAATTCCAAAGAAATTGTTGAGGTGCTTTTCAGGGTATTGGACATTAAACTTGCTCAAACGCTTTGGTGCTTTGGGCTTGAGGCCGGGGACAGCGCCGCTAACAATGAGGCATGCCTTCAAAAAGCGTATAAACTCGGCAGAAAGATAATAAACCTGTAA
- a CDS encoding inositol monophosphatase family protein: MKDELSFFLRTGRHAAKRSGDCLLKGLGKKHDIRYKGRKNLVTEMDKKSEALIIASLRRNFPSHSILSEETGHAGKAGSEYRWVIDPLDGTTNYAHSFCFFAVSIALMKNDDIIAGIVYDPVRDEMFTAMKGRGAYLNKKRIHVSRVKAVKESLLSTGFPYKLGKEMRDNIAYFKSFMLRAQAIRRPGSASLDLCYVASGRFDGFWEMELRPWDTAAGALIVQEAGGKVTDFNGRRFDPFMKRVLASNNKIHSQMLAVLDRGR, translated from the coding sequence ATGAAAGATGAGCTTAGCTTTTTTTTACGCACGGGCAGGCACGCGGCCAAGCGCTCGGGGGACTGCCTGCTTAAAGGCCTTGGCAAAAAACACGACATCAGATACAAAGGCAGAAAAAACCTTGTTACCGAAATGGATAAAAAAAGTGAGGCGCTGATCATCGCGTCCCTTCGCCGGAACTTTCCCTCCCACAGTATTCTTTCCGAGGAAACAGGGCATGCGGGCAAGGCCGGTTCTGAATACAGGTGGGTAATAGACCCTCTTGACGGCACTACCAATTACGCCCATAGCTTTTGTTTCTTCGCGGTATCCATAGCATTGATGAAAAATGATGATATCATAGCCGGCATTGTTTATGACCCTGTCAGGGACGAGATGTTTACCGCCATGAAGGGCAGAGGAGCATATCTAAATAAAAAAAGGATACACGTCTCCCGCGTTAAGGCCGTAAAAGAGTCTTTGCTTTCAACGGGATTTCCGTATAAGCTTGGAAAAGAAATGCGCGATAACATAGCATACTTTAAGTCATTTATGCTAAGGGCGCAGGCCATAAGGAGGCCGGGTTCGGCGTCTTTGGATTTATGCTATGTCGCCTCCGGCAGGTTTGACGGTTTTTGGGAAATGGAACTGCGCCCCTGGGATACTGCCGCAGGAGCGCTTATAGTCCAGGAGGCCGGCGGAAAAGTCACGGATTTTAACGGCAGGCGTTTTGACCCTTTCATGAAACGCGTCCTTGCCTCAAATAATAAGATACATTCGCAGATGCTTGCTGTTTTAGACAGGGGAAGGTAA
- the era gene encoding GTPase Era: MAKYRAGFAAIIGKPNSGKSTLINALVNKKIAIVSDKPETTRDNIRGIVTDTASQIVFVDTPGIHRPHLLLGKLMVNKAANSMLDADIIIFMVDASTGLTEADDIIVDKIRASSKPAVVAINKIDTVSKSRILPIIDSLKDKYPFKEFIPISAATCENLGLLKNIITNALPDGARLYDGNEITDKDDIFIVSEIIREKAIYLTKEEVPHSVAVAIENFQKNPATGALEIDAVIYIERDSQKGILIGQKGSMIKRISTLSRKELEKRFGEKVSLQVNVNVLEGWRRSERALKKLGIH, from the coding sequence ATGGCCAAATACAGGGCCGGTTTTGCCGCCATTATCGGAAAGCCAAATTCAGGAAAATCCACCCTTATAAACGCCCTTGTAAACAAAAAGATAGCCATTGTTTCTGATAAACCCGAAACAACAAGGGACAATATAAGGGGCATAGTAACGGATACGGCCTCTCAAATCGTGTTTGTGGACACTCCGGGAATACACAGGCCGCATCTCTTGCTGGGTAAATTGATGGTGAACAAGGCCGCCAATTCCATGCTTGACGCCGACATCATAATATTTATGGTTGACGCGTCAACAGGGCTTACCGAGGCAGACGATATAATTGTTGACAAAATACGCGCATCCTCAAAGCCTGCTGTTGTTGCCATAAACAAGATTGATACCGTAAGCAAATCAAGGATATTACCGATAATAGACTCTCTCAAAGACAAATACCCTTTTAAGGAATTTATACCCATATCGGCGGCAACCTGCGAAAACTTAGGCCTTTTAAAAAATATTATTACCAATGCCCTGCCCGACGGAGCCAGGCTCTATGACGGCAATGAAATAACCGACAAAGACGATATCTTTATCGTTTCAGAAATAATAAGAGAAAAGGCCATATATCTTACGAAAGAAGAAGTGCCGCATTCAGTGGCGGTAGCAATTGAAAATTTTCAAAAAAATCCTGCCACGGGCGCGCTGGAGATAGATGCCGTTATTTATATTGAACGTGATTCGCAAAAGGGCATATTAATAGGCCAAAAAGGCTCCATGATAAAGCGCATATCAACTCTTAGCAGAAAAGAACTTGAAAAGCGCTTTGGCGAAAAGGTATCCTTGCAGGTAAACGTCAATGTCCTGGAAGGCTGGCGCAGGAGTGAGCGCGCCCTAAAAAAATTAGGCATTCATTAA
- a CDS encoding translation elongation factor-like protein — MLFGLFKKKAVKSKTNAGQSRGELVGEISHYFAHCKAGVIKLKSPIAPGDTIEIKGHTTNFKQKIDSLQINNQPVQSAKAGEEAGFLAKKRVRSGDKVYKI; from the coding sequence ATGCTCTTCGGTCTGTTTAAGAAAAAAGCGGTAAAGTCAAAAACAAATGCCGGCCAATCTCGCGGCGAACTTGTGGGAGAGATTAGCCACTATTTCGCGCATTGCAAGGCCGGGGTGATAAAGCTAAAGTCGCCTATCGCGCCGGGCGATACCATTGAGATAAAAGGCCACACCACAAACTTCAAACAGAAGATTGACTCGCTCCAGATCAATAATCAGCCCGTCCAGTCCGCCAAGGCGGGAGAGGAGGCGGGTTTTCTGGCAAAAAAGAGAGTGCGTTCAGGCGACAAGGTTTATAAAATATAA
- a CDS encoding M48 family metallopeptidase, with product MDEWIKKAKSYSSAKRLLFLASVAVNAGFFLAMIRTGASAVLARACYGFFADSYMAAVMFITLTGCALAAVSAPFTCVIPYTIERGYGLSRQAFLSWVVDCAKSALLSAALIMAMFTAVYFLLINFTLFWWLYAGIVFFLVNIFLARVFPMLIIPLFYKLTKVSDPGLKDKLSQLARKAGIKILDIYVIALGKKTSKANAAVCGMGTTKRILLSDTILEKYPADEIEMTLAHELAHYKLKHIWKLSLAGFLMTLTSLFLIDIMLNTLIRTGVIQYKYSLEAFPYMALFLTLFNFMAMPVENFITRIYEAQADKNAIALTNNPGALLKLMERLSSQNLSDPSPCRFEKIFFYSHPPAAERIAAAKNYQAV from the coding sequence ATGGACGAATGGATTAAAAAGGCAAAATCATATTCATCCGCGAAACGGTTATTGTTCCTGGCCTCCGTTGCCGTCAACGCGGGATTCTTTCTTGCCATGATACGGACAGGCGCTTCAGCGGTATTGGCACGCGCCTGTTATGGGTTTTTTGCCGATAGTTATATGGCGGCCGTCATGTTTATCACTCTTACCGGATGCGCGCTCGCGGCAGTATCGGCGCCTTTTACCTGCGTTATACCTTATACGATAGAGCGCGGATACGGCCTGTCAAGACAGGCGTTTTTATCGTGGGTTGTTGACTGCGCTAAGAGCGCTTTATTAAGCGCCGCATTAATTATGGCAATGTTTACCGCGGTATATTTTTTGCTTATAAATTTTACGCTATTCTGGTGGCTTTACGCGGGAATTGTTTTTTTTCTTGTAAATATCTTTCTGGCCAGGGTTTTTCCCATGCTCATCATACCTTTATTCTATAAGCTTACGAAGGTATCAGACCCGGGCTTAAAAGATAAGCTGTCACAGCTTGCCCGCAAAGCGGGCATAAAAATACTTGATATTTACGTTATAGCTCTCGGCAAAAAAACATCCAAGGCCAATGCCGCCGTATGCGGTATGGGTACAACCAAAAGAATACTTCTTTCCGATACCATACTTGAGAAATATCCTGCCGACGAAATAGAGATGACCCTGGCCCACGAACTGGCCCATTACAAACTCAAACACATCTGGAAACTTAGCCTGGCAGGATTTCTCATGACGTTGACTTCGCTTTTTTTAATTGATATCATGCTCAATACCCTTATCCGGACTGGCGTCATACAGTATAAATACAGCCTTGAGGCTTTTCCGTATATGGCCTTATTTTTGACCCTGTTTAATTTTATGGCCATGCCCGTTGAAAACTTTATTACAAGGATATATGAAGCCCAAGCCGATAAAAATGCCATAGCGCTTACTAATAATCCCGGAGCTTTGCTCAAACTGATGGAGAGGCTCTCATCGCAAAACCTTTCAGACCCTTCCCCGTGCAGGTTTGAAAAAATATTTTTTTACAGCCATCCACCGGCGGCTGAACGTATCGCTGCCGCTAAAAATTACCAAGCGGTATAA